The sequence GGGTTCCGCACCGCCCTGCGCACGGCGGACGGCGCGACCGAGCTGTGAGGGCAGGGGGCATACGACCCGTGACGTCGGGGTCAGGAAATGGAGGGGGGGCGGGGTGCGTGTTACGGCGGGGGCATGGACCCCTCGCTGACCGTCCCCGTGCGCCGGGTGCGCTCGCATCCGGACCCGCTGCCCCTGCCGCGCTATGAGACGGAGCTGGCCGCCGGGATGGACCTGCGGGCCGACATCGACGCGGAGTGGGTCCTCCAGCCCCTGGAGCGGATGGCGGTGCCCACCGGGCTGGCGTTCGCGCTCCCCCCGGGCTTCGAGGGGCAGGTGCGGCCCCGTTCCGGGCTGGCGCTGCGACATGGGGTGACGTGCCTCAACTCCCCCGGGACGGTGGACGCGGACTACCGGGGGGAGGTGCAGGTGCTGCTCGTGAACCTGTCCAACACCCCCTTCACCCTGCGTCGGGGGGACCGGGTGGCCCAGCTGGTGGTGGCCCCGGTGACGGCCACGGCCCTGCGCGAGGTGGACGTGCTGGAAGTGACTTCCCGGGGTGACGGCGGTTTCGGGTCCACGGGCCGCTAGCGGCCCGGCGCGCAACGTCGTTCCTCAATGGCTCCGGAGCGGGCAGAATGGAGGCCCCCGGCCGTCCGCCGGGAAGGCCGCCCCCCCGCGGCCCCGTTCCGGAGTTTCACTGCTTTGCTCTGCTACCGCTGCGGCAGCCATGTCCCCGATACGAGTGAAACCTGTGCCACGTGTGGCCAGAAGTTCGACGCGGCCGCGCGCCAGGCGGCGGGGGCGGCGCGCCGGAGGGGAGCGGAGGGCGCGCCCTACAAGCCGGGCGACGTCGTCGCGGACCGCTACGCCATCCAGGAGGTCGTCGGGTCGGGGCCGCTGGGCTTCGTCTTCCGCGCGCAGGACCAGGCCATCGACGTGGAGGTGGCGCTGAAGGTCATCCAGCCTCGGCTGGTGCAGCAGCCGGAGGAGCGCACGCAGTTCGCGCTGTCCATGCGGGTGGGCAAGAAGCTCAACCACCCCAATCTGGTGCGCGTGTACGAGGAGGGCGTGGACGGGGACCGGCCCTTCTTCACGATGCAGCTCCTGGAAGGGCTCACGCTGCGCCGGATGATGGAGCAGCGCGCGGCGAAGGGGCAGCTGTTCTCGCTGAAGGAAGTGGAGCCGCTGCTGGCGCAGATGGCGGCGGCGCTGGACGGGGCGCACCGCTTCGGGCCGCACTCGGACGTGAAGCCGGAGAACGTCTTCGTGCTGCCGGACATGCTGAAGGTGTCGGACTACGGGCTGGGGCTCGCGGTGCCGCACCTGCCCTTCGTGCAGGCGCAGAAGGGGCACCGGGCGGCGGCGTACATCGCTCCCGAGTACGTGAATGGCGCGGAGCTGGACACGCGCATGGACGTGTACTCGCTGGGCGTGTTGATGGGCGAGATGGTGACGGGGCTCTTGCCGGAGGACGGCGGGGTGCCCGAGGTGTCGGTGCGGCATCCGGACCTGCCGCCCGCGTTCGAGTCCCTCTACCGGCGCGCGCTCAACGTGAACCCGCTGGCCCGTCCGAAGTCGGCCGGTGAGCTGCACGCGGAGTTCGCGGCGCTGGTGCAGCGGCACCCGGCCGCGGCGTCGAGGCAGCGCGCGGTGCCGCCGACGGGGGCACTGCCCGCGGCCGCGGTGGCCGCGAGGGCGGCGAACAAGCCGCTGCCGCCGGTGCCCACGGGCATGTTGCCGGTGGCGATGGCGCCCACGCCCGCCGCGCCCATCCCCGCGCAGGACGATGCGCCTCCGCCGGATGCGACGCAGCCGCTGGACGCGGCGACGCTGGCGGCCATCCTGGGGTCGAACGCGCAGGCGCTGGACTACATCACGGGCCCCGAAGCGCGCTCCGTGTCCGACGCGGCGACGATGCAGGAGATGCGCGCGGTGGCGCCGCCGGGCCGCAAGGGCGCGGAGGCGGCGCAGGATCCGAGGCTGCTGGGACAGGCGCCCGACGCGGCGACGCAGCAGGAGCCTCGGGCGTCGGCCAAGGCTGGCGAGCCGGTGATGCGCATCTTCGCCAAGGCGGAGGAACCGTCGTTCCCGGCGGATCCGCGTGGAGCCCGCTCCGCGGAGGGTGAGGGCCGCTCGGGTCGTGGCGGTGACGCCGCCGGCGACGGGCGTGCGGGGCGTGGCGAAGCGTCCGCCAGCGACGCGCGCTCCAATGGCCGTGGCGAAGCCGCTGTGGCTGACGGGCGCTCCGGTCGTGGTGAAGCGTCGAGCGAAGGCCGCTCCAACGGTCGCGGCGAAGCCGCGTTGAGCGAGGGCCGCTCGGGTCGTGGTGAGTCCTCATCCGCGGGTGCTCGCGGCGAGTCTTCATCGGGCGATGCACGCTCCAACGGTCGCGGTGAATCCGCGTCGAGCGACGGGCGCTCCGGGCGCGGTGAGTCCTCCTCTGGCGACCTTCGCTCCACCGGCCGTGGTGAAGCGGCCTCCAGTGACGGGCGCTCGGGGCGCGGCGACGCGTCCGGCGATGGGCGCTCCGGACGCGGCGCGGATGCATCCGAGGGCCGGTCCAGCAATCGCAACGCGGATGCATCCGCCACGGAGTCACGGTCCGGCCGGGGCTCCGACGACGACGAACCTTCGGAGTCCCGCTCCACCAGCCGCGGCGGCCGCAACCCTCGGGCCTCGGGTGCGGTGTCCTCGGTGAACGGTCGCGGCTCGGAGCAGTCCTCTCCGCGTGCCCCTCGGGCCTCGGCGGCGCAGGGCGCGGTCCGTTCTTCCGGTGTCCAGGACACGAACTCCACCGGCGGACGCTCGCGAAAGGGCGAGCCCCCTCCCGACGTGTCGGGTGTCCGCTCCTCCGCGCGCCGGTTGCCGCCGTCGGTGTCCGGACTGCACACGCTCCCCACGACGCGGGCCACGCAGGTGAAGCCTCCCCGCTCCGGCCCCAGCTCGATGATGTGGATGATCATCCTCGCGGTGGCGGGCGTCGTGCTGGGCGCGGGCGGTGGCTACCTCTACCTGCGCCTGCGTCAGGCCCAGGCCGCGAAGAACAGCCCCACGCCCGCCACGCCCGGCCCGGCCGCCGCGACGGGCGGCATCATGGCCGGAGGGGACCACTGTCCGGACGGCATGCGGCTGGTCAGCGGCGGCAGCTTCAAGAAGGGCGCGTCCCCGGAGGACCTGCAGGCGTCCGGCTCCACCGACGAGATGCGCATGGACAGCGTCATGGTGGACTCGTTCTGCGTCGACGAATTCGAGTTCCCCAACAAGTCCGGCCGCAAGCCCAGCGTCAACGTGACGTGGCTCGACGCGAAGTCCTCCTGCGAAAACCTCGGCAAGCGCCTGTGCTCCGAGGACGAGTGGGAGAAGTCCTGCAAGGGCCCCGGCAACGCGCGCTTCTCCTCCGGTGACGAGCAGGCGCAGGCAGCCTGCAACACCGGGACGACCGAAGGCCCCGCGAAAGCCCTGGCGGCCTCCGGAACGAACCCGGCCTGCCGCTCCGGCTACGGCGCGATGGACCTGTCCGGCAACGCCGCCGAGTGGACCGCCTCCAACTACCCGGACACCGAGGACCGGCTCATCAAGGGCGGTGCCTTCAGCACGCCCGGCGACACCGCCCGGTGCTCCGCGCGCCGGCGGGGCGCCGTGTCGCAGAAGGCCCCCGACGTGGGCTTCCGCTGCTGCCAGAACGTGCTGCGATGACGACCCTCCGGAGGCTCGCGCTCCTCACGCTCCTCCTGCCCGCTGCCGTCCTCGCGCAGGCCTCGCCGCGAAGCGCCGCCAGGCCGCGCGTGGTGGCCGTGAAGTCCTCGAGCCTGGCGCCGTACGCCTCCTTCCTCGCCGGCTTCACCGCCGAGGCCCGCGCGGACGTCACCGAGCTGACCCTGGAGGAGAGCCCCACGGAGGCCGCGCGCGTCTTCAAGGCGCTGGCCGCGCAGAAGCCCGCGCTGGTGCTGGCCCTGGGGCCGCTGGCCGCCAACGCCGCGCGCCGCTCGCTGGGCGAGGACGTGCCCGTGCTCTTCGCCATGGTGCCGTACCACGAGAAGTACGGCCTGGAGGCGCCCAACGTCACCGGCATCGCGCTCACCAGCGACTTCGCCCCGGAGTTTGCCGCGCTCAAGGCCGTGGCCCCTTCCGCGAAGCGCGTGGGCATCCTGCATGACCCGCGCTCCTCGGCGGGCGCGGTGGCGCAGGCCCGCTCCGCTGGCGCGGCCCTGGGGCTCACCATCGTCCCGCTGGCCGTGGAGGCGCAGGAGCGGGTGGGCGAGGTGCTGGAGGGCGCGGCGGGGAAGGTGGACGGGCTCCTGATGGTTGCGGACAAGACCGTGGGCAACGCTTCCGTCGTCCAGGCGCTCATCGCCTTCAGTGCCTCCCGCAAGGTGCCGCTGGTGGCGCTCACGGCCAGCCAGGTGAAGGAGGGCGCGACGCTGGCCCTCGCGCCGGCCCCGCTGGCGCTCGGTCAGCAGGCGGGGAGGCTGGCCAGTCGAATCGTCCACGAGAAGGTCGACCCCGGCGCGCTGGCGGTGGCGCGGCCCGAAGGCCTGGACCTCTCGTTCAACCTCACCGCCGCGAAGAAGTCAGGTCCGTCCTGTGACGTCGCGCTGGAAGTGCTCCGGTTCGCGGCGCGCCGGGACTTTGCCGTGAAGGTCTACGAGTGATTCCACGCTACAGCCGTCCCGAAATGGCCTCCCTCTGGTCCGACGTCGCCCGCTACCGCCGCTGGCGCGACGTGGAGCTCGCCGCGCTGGAGGGCATGGTCGCGCAAGGCCTCGCCCCCAAGGACGCGTTGGCGGACTGCCTCGCCCGCGCCGGTGACTTCACCGAGGCGGACGCCGCGCGCATCGAGGAGATCGAGCGCACCACCAAGCACGACGTCATCGCCTTCCTCACCTTCGTGGAGGAGCGCGTGGGGCCCAGCGCCCGCTGGCTGCACCTGGGCATGACGTCCTCGGACGTGCTGGACACGTCGCTGGGGCTCACCCTGCGCGACAGCGTGGACCTGCTCTTGAAGGGCATGGACCGCGTGATGGCCGCGGTGGAGAAGCGCGCCTTCGAGCACAAGCACACGCTGCAGATGGGCCGCAGCCACGGCATCCACGCGGAGCCCATCACCTTCGGGCACAAGCTGGCCATCTGGTACGACGAGCTGCGCCGGGGCCGCACGCGCCTCTTGCACGCGCGCGACACCATCGCCGTGGGCAAGATTTCCGGCGCGGTGGGCACGTTCGCGCACCTGCCGCCGTCGGTGGAGGAGCACGTCTGCCAGAAGCTGGGCCTCAAGCCCGCGCCCGCCTCCAGCCAGGTGGTGCAGCGCGACCGGCACGCGGAGTTCTTCACCGCCATCGCGCTGGTCGGCGCGAGCCTGGAGAAGTTCGCCGTCGAAATCCGCCACCTCCAGCGCACGGAGGTGCGCGAGGCGGAGGAGCCCTTCACTCCGGGACAGAAGGGCTCCAGCGCCATGCCGCACAAGCGCAACCCCATCCTGTCGGAGAACCTCACGGGCCTCGCGCGCCTCTTGCGCGGCTACGCGGTGAGCGCCATGGAGGACGTGGCGCTGTGGCATGAGCGGGACATCTCGCACTCCTCCGTGGAGCGCGTGATTGGCCCGGACGCCACCGTGCTGCTGGACTTCATGCTCCACCGCTTCGCGGGCCTGGTGGAGAACATGCGCGTCTACCCGGAGCAGATGAAGAAGAACCTGGACCTGCTGGGCGGCGTGGTGAACTCGCAGCGCCTGCTGCTGGAGCTCGCGCGCAAGGGCATGGACCGGCAGGCGGCGTACGTCGTCGTCCAGCGCAACGCGATGAAGATGTTCGAGGAGGGCGTCGACTTCCGGCAGGCCCTGCTCAACGACGCGGACCTGGCCAAGATGATGACGCCCGAGGAGGTCTCCGACTGCTTCTCCCCGGGCTACCACACGCGCCAGATGGACGCGGTGTTCCAGCGCGTCTTCGGCCGCGCCAGCTAGCAGCGCGCGGCCGTGACGGGCGAGGGGGCTAGAGGTAGCCCTTCGCCCGCAGGTTCCCCTCGATGCGCGAGTGCACGTCACCGGGCGTCAGCGAGAGCGACGTGCCGGTGATGCGCTCGTAGGCGGCCACGTACTTGGTGGCCAGGTCCACGCGCACGTCGTCGGGGATCGCGGGCAGCGCGCCGTGGCCGGAGAAGTTCCGCTCGCGGATGAGCCACTGGCGGATGTTCTCCTTGTCCAACATCTTCTGGTCCTCGCCCCTGGCGAAGCGCGCCTCGTACTCGTCCGCCACCCAGTAGCGGCTGGAGTCCGGGGTGTGCATCTCGTCGATGACGAAGAGCTCGTCGCCCACCTTCCCGAACTCGTACTTCGTATCCACCAGGATGAGGCCGCGCGTGCGCGCCCACTTCTGGCCCTCCAGGAACAGGCCCCGGGCGGCCTCCGTGATGCGGGCCCAGTCGCGCGGCGTGGCCAGCCCGCGGGAGAGGATTTCCGCCTCGGAGATGGGCTCGTCGTGCTTGCCGTACTCGGCCTTGGTGGACGGCGTGAGGATGGGCGTTTCGAACGCGCTGTCCTTGCGCAGCCCTTCGGCGAAGGGGACGCCGTAGGCGGTGTGCGTGCCCTTCTCGTAGTCGCGCCACAGGCTGCCCGTGAGGTAGCCGCGCACCACCACCTCCACGGAGTAGGGCTGGCAGGCGCGCGCCACGGTGACGTTCGCGTCGGGCACGTCCAGGACGTGGTTGGGGACGATGTGCTTCGTGCGGTCGAACCAGAAGGCCGCCAGACGGTTCAGCACCTCGCCCTTGAAGGGGATGGTGGTGAGCACGTGGTCGAACGCGGAGAGGCGGTCGCTCGTCACGAGGATGAGCGTGTCGCCCTTGCGGTACGTGTCGCGAACCTTGCCCTTGTAGGGCGTGCCGAGCGACGGCAGGTCCGTCTGGCGAAGCGTGTGGGTGAGTTGCGCGTGGAGGGCGGAGGTGTTCACGTCGGAGGCGCCTCGAGGCCCCAGCGGGGCCAGCTCATGAGGCGCGCGACTCTACTGGAGGCCCGCCGCCATGGAAGCAGGACCGTAGGCGGATGCCAGATAGAGGAACGCCGGGTTGATCCGCAGGATGCCGTCCACGTAGGCGACCGCGTACGGCGCGCCCGCGGCACGGTCCACCTGCACCGCGCCCTCCGGCTGGATGTCCCAGAGCGCCAGGAGCGTGCGCGCCACCAGCTCCGCGGCCTCGCGCTCCGACAGGCCCTGCAGGCTCTCCCGCCGGTCCTCCGGCCAACGGTCACCCGTCCGCGCGTCGAAGACGAACTGGAGGCCGCTGCCCGCGTCCGGCGGCTGGAGCAGGTCCGCGCGGGACTCGAAGCCCGGCGCCGCGACGAACTCGTTGCCCTGGATGATGGGGAAGAGGGCCACGCCCTGCGCGGACTGCCCGGCTTCCTGCTCCGACTGGCGGGCAATCTCCCGGAAGAGCTCCAGGCGGACGGCCGGGGACTCGAACTCCACCACTTCCGGCGAGCTGCTCAGCGCCTGCCGCGCCGTGAGCGACGGACGCACGGGCGTGCCCGCGCCACCGCACGCGGTGGTGAGGAGCGACAGCGACAGAAGCAAGCCAGGGACCCAGCGACGCATCACCGGGAATATACCGATCACGCGGACGCACCACCAGCTAAACTCCGGGGCATGCGTCCAGGTGCGGAGCTGACTGTCGTCCTTCATCAGACCCGTTCACCCGACAACCTGGGTGCGGTCTGCCGGGTCATGGCGAACTTCGGTTTCGAACGTCTCATCCTCTCGGAACCCGTGGTCCAGGACTTCAGTCTGGCGGAGAGGATGGCCGTGAAGGGCGGCCACATCCTTTCGGGCATGCGCGTCGTCCCCACCCTGGCGGAGGCGCTGGAGGACTGCGTGTACGTGGTGGGCACCACCTCACGCACCCAGGTGGAGAAGCGCGCCCCTCTGACGCCGGAGGACGCGGCGCGTCGGCTGGCGGAGGAGAGCACGCGGGGGCGGGTGGCGCTGCTGTTCGGCGGCGAGCAGCGGGGACTGTCCGACGAGGACCTCACCCACTGCCAGGACCTGCTCGTC is a genomic window of Corallococcus macrosporus containing:
- the dut gene encoding dUTP diphosphatase encodes the protein MDPSLTVPVRRVRSHPDPLPLPRYETELAAGMDLRADIDAEWVLQPLERMAVPTGLAFALPPGFEGQVRPRSGLALRHGVTCLNSPGTVDADYRGEVQVLLVNLSNTPFTLRRGDRVAQLVVAPVTATALREVDVLEVTSRGDGGFGSTGR
- a CDS encoding protein kinase domain-containing protein: MLCYRCGSHVPDTSETCATCGQKFDAAARQAAGAARRRGAEGAPYKPGDVVADRYAIQEVVGSGPLGFVFRAQDQAIDVEVALKVIQPRLVQQPEERTQFALSMRVGKKLNHPNLVRVYEEGVDGDRPFFTMQLLEGLTLRRMMEQRAAKGQLFSLKEVEPLLAQMAAALDGAHRFGPHSDVKPENVFVLPDMLKVSDYGLGLAVPHLPFVQAQKGHRAAAYIAPEYVNGAELDTRMDVYSLGVLMGEMVTGLLPEDGGVPEVSVRHPDLPPAFESLYRRALNVNPLARPKSAGELHAEFAALVQRHPAAASRQRAVPPTGALPAAAVAARAANKPLPPVPTGMLPVAMAPTPAAPIPAQDDAPPPDATQPLDAATLAAILGSNAQALDYITGPEARSVSDAATMQEMRAVAPPGRKGAEAAQDPRLLGQAPDAATQQEPRASAKAGEPVMRIFAKAEEPSFPADPRGARSAEGEGRSGRGGDAAGDGRAGRGEASASDARSNGRGEAAVADGRSGRGEASSEGRSNGRGEAALSEGRSGRGESSSAGARGESSSGDARSNGRGESASSDGRSGRGESSSGDLRSTGRGEAASSDGRSGRGDASGDGRSGRGADASEGRSSNRNADASATESRSGRGSDDDEPSESRSTSRGGRNPRASGAVSSVNGRGSEQSSPRAPRASAAQGAVRSSGVQDTNSTGGRSRKGEPPPDVSGVRSSARRLPPSVSGLHTLPTTRATQVKPPRSGPSSMMWMIILAVAGVVLGAGGGYLYLRLRQAQAAKNSPTPATPGPAAATGGIMAGGDHCPDGMRLVSGGSFKKGASPEDLQASGSTDEMRMDSVMVDSFCVDEFEFPNKSGRKPSVNVTWLDAKSSCENLGKRLCSEDEWEKSCKGPGNARFSSGDEQAQAACNTGTTEGPAKALAASGTNPACRSGYGAMDLSGNAAEWTASNYPDTEDRLIKGGAFSTPGDTARCSARRRGAVSQKAPDVGFRCCQNVLR
- a CDS encoding ABC transporter substrate-binding protein; translation: MTTLRRLALLTLLLPAAVLAQASPRSAARPRVVAVKSSSLAPYASFLAGFTAEARADVTELTLEESPTEAARVFKALAAQKPALVLALGPLAANAARRSLGEDVPVLFAMVPYHEKYGLEAPNVTGIALTSDFAPEFAALKAVAPSAKRVGILHDPRSSAGAVAQARSAGAALGLTIVPLAVEAQERVGEVLEGAAGKVDGLLMVADKTVGNASVVQALIAFSASRKVPLVALTASQVKEGATLALAPAPLALGQQAGRLASRIVHEKVDPGALAVARPEGLDLSFNLTAAKKSGPSCDVALEVLRFAARRDFAVKVYE
- the purB gene encoding adenylosuccinate lyase, with amino-acid sequence MIPRYSRPEMASLWSDVARYRRWRDVELAALEGMVAQGLAPKDALADCLARAGDFTEADAARIEEIERTTKHDVIAFLTFVEERVGPSARWLHLGMTSSDVLDTSLGLTLRDSVDLLLKGMDRVMAAVEKRAFEHKHTLQMGRSHGIHAEPITFGHKLAIWYDELRRGRTRLLHARDTIAVGKISGAVGTFAHLPPSVEEHVCQKLGLKPAPASSQVVQRDRHAEFFTAIALVGASLEKFAVEIRHLQRTEVREAEEPFTPGQKGSSAMPHKRNPILSENLTGLARLLRGYAVSAMEDVALWHERDISHSSVERVIGPDATVLLDFMLHRFAGLVENMRVYPEQMKKNLDLLGGVVNSQRLLLELARKGMDRQAAYVVVQRNAMKMFEEGVDFRQALLNDADLAKMMTPEEVSDCFSPGYHTRQMDAVFQRVFGRAS
- a CDS encoding phosphoribosylaminoimidazolesuccinocarboxamide synthase, with amino-acid sequence MNTSALHAQLTHTLRQTDLPSLGTPYKGKVRDTYRKGDTLILVTSDRLSAFDHVLTTIPFKGEVLNRLAAFWFDRTKHIVPNHVLDVPDANVTVARACQPYSVEVVVRGYLTGSLWRDYEKGTHTAYGVPFAEGLRKDSAFETPILTPSTKAEYGKHDEPISEAEILSRGLATPRDWARITEAARGLFLEGQKWARTRGLILVDTKYEFGKVGDELFVIDEMHTPDSSRYWVADEYEARFARGEDQKMLDKENIRQWLIRERNFSGHGALPAIPDDVRVDLATKYVAAYERITGTSLSLTPGDVHSRIEGNLRAKGYL
- a CDS encoding RNA methyltransferase, coding for MRPGAELTVVLHQTRSPDNLGAVCRVMANFGFERLILSEPVVQDFSLAERMAVKGGHILSGMRVVPTLAEALEDCVYVVGTTSRTQVEKRAPLTPEDAARRLAEESTRGRVALLFGGEQRGLSDEDLTHCQDLLVIPTSDVQPSMNLAQSSAVLLYLCHRQGLTDAPALPQEEEAGARLGTLNALSGRMRAAMLAADFLNPQAPEHVLHELERTLMRARLTQREAELWLNAFKHLGRAVAPGNSRG